One window of the Paenibacillus beijingensis genome contains the following:
- a CDS encoding Gfo/Idh/MocA family protein: MKLGFIGCGIISDAHLQGLISLKNEGKPAFDIAAVCDLDPDKAGRFAAKVSEETGVRPNVYTDYRKMLERENLAAVSILVTHDVHHTVAEDCFAAGVHVQMQKPLAISPSFGRKMIDDAAKYGKVLTLCEPSILGAGNVATAKAVQDGLIGSVYLVMDYATSPVRNGFFAGTPWRHMKGRAGAGWINDHGVHRTHSFLEVVGAVDEVFAYTKIFEKVRTDGSVTIEPTGEDVAVTVLRFAGGALGHWMCATAIHGEGTGGLHLYGSKGSLRPGQHALLDSGSRISHQELIEQYAGNVVQDPFAHSFQELWDAIADGTPPLSSSAKCLEALSVVFAALESAHTGQPVKVSEIVDGSRHAYEDTVIAEMSM, translated from the coding sequence ATGAAACTCGGATTTATTGGCTGCGGCATTATATCGGACGCCCATTTGCAAGGGCTCATTTCGTTAAAGAACGAAGGGAAGCCCGCTTTCGATATTGCCGCCGTTTGCGACCTAGACCCCGACAAAGCGGGGCGGTTCGCGGCGAAGGTAAGCGAGGAAACGGGAGTTAGACCGAACGTTTACACCGATTACCGGAAGATGCTCGAGCGGGAAAATCTGGCTGCGGTTTCGATACTTGTTACGCATGACGTCCACCATACCGTTGCCGAAGATTGCTTCGCGGCGGGCGTTCATGTCCAAATGCAGAAGCCGCTCGCCATCTCCCCGTCGTTCGGCCGCAAAATGATCGATGATGCCGCCAAATACGGCAAAGTGCTTACCCTGTGCGAGCCGAGCATACTCGGCGCGGGCAATGTGGCGACGGCCAAAGCGGTGCAGGACGGTCTGATCGGCAGTGTGTACCTCGTGATGGACTATGCGACAAGTCCGGTTCGGAACGGATTTTTTGCCGGAACGCCATGGCGTCATATGAAAGGGCGCGCGGGAGCGGGATGGATCAATGACCACGGCGTTCACCGCACGCATTCGTTTCTCGAAGTCGTCGGCGCCGTTGATGAAGTGTTTGCGTATACGAAAATTTTTGAAAAAGTGCGCACCGACGGAAGCGTCACGATCGAGCCGACGGGAGAGGATGTGGCCGTAACGGTGCTGCGCTTTGCAGGCGGCGCGCTCGGGCATTGGATGTGCGCGACGGCAATCCACGGCGAAGGGACCGGGGGCCTGCACCTTTACGGCAGCAAAGGCAGCCTCCGGCCCGGCCAGCACGCATTGCTCGACTCCGGCAGCCGCATTTCCCATCAAGAGCTGATCGAGCAGTATGCCGGGAATGTCGTGCAGGACCCGTTTGCCCATTCGTTCCAGGAACTGTGGGACGCTATCGCGGACGGAACGCCTCCTCTTTCCAGCTCCGCCAAATGTCTGGAGGCGCTCAGCGTCGTCTTTGCCGCGCTGGAATCGGCACATACCGGCCAGCCTGTGAAGGTGAGCGAGATTGTGGACGGGAGCAGGCATGCATATGAAGACACGGTCATCGCGGAAATGTCCATGTAA
- a CDS encoding DUF6199 family natural product biosynthesis protein → MTFIAIFLLLAGFLMVFKTSLFWSITERWTSKDGTEPSDLYVWNTRFGGIMCMIVGIAGIVIDIVT, encoded by the coding sequence ATGACTTTTATAGCCATTTTTCTTCTTCTTGCAGGATTTTTAATGGTTTTCAAAACTTCCCTATTCTGGAGCATCACTGAACGATGGACATCTAAGGACGGCACAGAGCCTTCGGACCTTTATGTTTGGAATACACGCTTTGGCGGGATCATGTGCATGATCGTCGGAATTGCAGGTATCGTTATCGACATCGTGACTTGA
- a CDS encoding glycoside hydrolase family 32 protein, with amino-acid sequence MIAQTDYKELYRPQFHLTPPAGPMSDPNGMVFFEGEYHQFYQYSGQWGHAVSTDLVHWEHLPLALVRDELGDCWSGSAVVDWDDSSGLFGGSAGLVALFTHFKDGLQSLSLAYSADRGRTWIKYAGNPVIPNPGLKDFRDPKVLRHKESGKWVMVVSADQCVHFYSSDNLIDWTFESEFGEGQGSHVAVWECPDLFALPIDGNPDRLKWVLHVSLGDNAETDGSTAQYFIGEFDGRTFVNDLPAAEVRWTDYGQDFYAAVSYSDVPDEDGRRIWLGWTSNWKYPFEGPTEPWKGGMSIPRSLSLKTLQDGTIGLVQQPAQELQRLREGRREFQPAVVGDGALSLDFSGSSYELVTEIEWEDAEEFGIRLCVSDREATAVGYSPNNACLFLDRTRSGFSDIQSRSGGPAGFAKRFEAPYSTAERRVKLHVFVDVSIVEVFVDDGERVITSLIYPDAASGSLELYASGGSALFSNLNIYPLRSIW; translated from the coding sequence ATGATCGCACAAACGGATTACAAGGAGCTTTACCGGCCGCAATTTCATCTTACACCGCCTGCAGGACCGATGAGCGACCCGAACGGGATGGTCTTTTTTGAAGGCGAATATCATCAGTTTTATCAGTATTCAGGCCAGTGGGGGCATGCGGTCAGCACCGATCTTGTGCACTGGGAGCATCTTCCTTTGGCGCTTGTGCGCGACGAGCTGGGCGACTGCTGGTCCGGCAGTGCCGTCGTCGATTGGGACGACTCCAGCGGACTGTTCGGAGGGAGCGCCGGGCTCGTTGCGCTGTTCACCCACTTCAAGGACGGGCTCCAGTCGCTGAGTCTGGCCTACAGCGCCGACCGCGGGCGCACATGGATTAAATATGCCGGCAATCCCGTCATTCCGAATCCGGGTTTGAAAGATTTCCGCGATCCGAAGGTGCTGCGGCATAAGGAGAGCGGCAAGTGGGTGATGGTCGTTTCCGCCGACCAGTGCGTGCACTTCTACAGCTCGGACAATTTGATCGACTGGACGTTTGAAAGCGAATTCGGGGAAGGTCAAGGGTCTCATGTTGCAGTATGGGAATGTCCCGACCTGTTCGCGCTGCCGATTGACGGGAACCCGGACCGGCTGAAATGGGTGCTGCATGTGAGCCTGGGAGACAATGCGGAAACCGACGGCTCGACCGCGCAATATTTTATCGGCGAATTCGACGGCCGGACGTTTGTGAACGATCTGCCGGCTGCGGAAGTCCGCTGGACCGATTACGGCCAAGACTTTTATGCCGCCGTATCATACTCGGATGTCCCGGATGAAGACGGCCGGCGCATATGGCTCGGGTGGACGTCGAATTGGAAGTATCCGTTCGAAGGACCGACCGAGCCGTGGAAAGGCGGCATGTCGATCCCGCGTTCACTCTCGCTTAAAACGCTGCAGGACGGCACGATCGGCCTCGTACAGCAGCCGGCCCAAGAGCTGCAGCGGCTGCGCGAGGGCCGCCGGGAATTTCAGCCGGCAGTCGTAGGCGACGGGGCGCTTTCCCTCGATTTTAGCGGATCCTCCTATGAGCTCGTAACCGAAATTGAGTGGGAAGACGCGGAGGAATTCGGGATCCGTCTTTGCGTTTCGGACCGGGAAGCGACCGCCGTCGGATACAGCCCTAATAACGCGTGCCTGTTTCTGGACCGTACGCGGTCGGGATTCTCGGACATTCAGAGCCGAAGCGGCGGGCCGGCCGGATTCGCCAAGCGGTTCGAGGCGCCTTACAGCACTGCGGAACGCCGGGTAAAGCTGCACGTATTCGTAGACGTTTCCATCGTTGAAGTGTTTGTCGATGACGGGGAGCGCGTAATTACGTCGCTCATTTATCCGGACGCCGCAAGCGGCTCCCTGGAGCTTTATGCGAGCGGCGGAAGCGCGCTTTTTTCCAATTTGAACATTTACCCGCTTCGTTCCATTTGGTGA
- a CDS encoding substrate-binding domain-containing protein gives MPTPLDCQVVGFDDIPGAGMIDSPLTTVRTYKYEIGERAAESVLARIAQPGRHQETIYLKTDVVFRGSARG, from the coding sequence TTGCCAACGCCCTTGGATTGTCAGGTTGTCGGATTCGACGATATCCCCGGTGCCGGGATGATTGATTCGCCGTTGACCACCGTCCGCACCTATAAATACGAAATCGGCGAGCGTGCGGCCGAGTCGGTTTTGGCCCGCATTGCCCAGCCCGGCCGGCACCAGGAAACGATTTATTTGAAAACGGATGTTGTGTTCCGGGGTTCTGCGAGAGGATGA
- a CDS encoding transglutaminase domain-containing protein has translation MRAIAKLMLTALFLVTGVALNIRLETTVKADLETSANAGLTTNANAKVESADKAEQVVPAGIARLEREFARQFAGRSASFTSIFEGDPSRLNKSIASVIGRALHLDDYTAYIIDSYTYTVRSRGSLSSIQLQVRYRETQDQTAEVDREVKKALGQILQPDMNADEKVKFVHDWVVRRLAYDESLQRYTAYEALRYGKAVCQGYALLTYKMLSAAGIPVRIVEGKVASGDHAWNLVLLGGRWYHMDTTWDDPLPDRPGRVRYDYYLKTDEQMREDHSWTRPYPEAVTEYDGRH, from the coding sequence ATGCGGGCGATCGCCAAGCTAATGCTGACAGCGCTGTTTCTTGTTACCGGCGTTGCGCTCAATATCCGGCTGGAAACGACGGTCAAGGCGGATTTGGAAACGAGCGCCAATGCGGGGCTTACGACAAACGCCAATGCGAAGGTGGAGTCGGCCGATAAGGCGGAGCAAGTCGTGCCGGCCGGGATTGCCCGGCTTGAGCGGGAGTTCGCGCGGCAGTTTGCCGGCAGGTCCGCGTCGTTTACCTCTATTTTCGAAGGAGATCCCTCCCGGTTAAACAAGTCGATCGCTTCCGTGATCGGCAGGGCGCTGCACCTGGATGACTACACCGCCTATATTATCGACTCTTACACTTATACCGTCCGCAGCCGCGGCAGCCTCTCCAGCATTCAGCTTCAGGTCCGTTACCGGGAAACGCAGGACCAAACCGCAGAGGTCGACCGTGAAGTGAAGAAGGCGCTCGGGCAAATTCTACAGCCGGACATGAACGCAGACGAAAAAGTGAAGTTTGTTCACGATTGGGTCGTCAGGCGTCTAGCCTACGATGAGTCGCTGCAGCGTTATACGGCGTACGAGGCGCTCCGTTACGGCAAAGCGGTCTGCCAAGGATACGCGCTGCTTACATACAAAATGCTAAGCGCCGCCGGCATACCGGTCCGGATCGTCGAAGGAAAGGTCGCCTCCGGCGACCACGCATGGAATCTGGTGCTGCTCGGCGGCCGCTGGTACCATATGGACACCACCTGGGACGATCCACTTCCGGACCGGCCGGGCAGAGTGCGCTATGACTATTATTTGAAGACCGATGAACAGATGCGGGAGGACCACAGCTGGACCCGGCCCTATCCCGAAGCGGTGACCGAATATGACGGCCGGCACTGA